One window of the Petroclostridium xylanilyticum genome contains the following:
- the larA gene encoding nickel-dependent lactate racemase, with amino-acid sequence MFVNFYYPEIKGVEIPDENFCGVFKPKLTENTTDVENLVREALQKPIGCNKLSERLKPSDKILIISDDNTRNTPVDKILNVLLPYLQELGIKKDNITILMALGTHRPMNHSELVGKLGQQIVDEYKVVNHLWDKKEENMYYGKTSRGIEVWGNKLLYESDFVIGLGHIVPHRVAGFSGGGKIVQPGVSNGQSTGETHWLSALVSGSEIMGKRDNLVREQIDEAARLMGLDFIINVVQDLKENVVDIFAGDLAAAHRAGCDLAKEVYGVKIPKADIVITDSYPADIELWQAAKGIYSSELVVKDGGYVILVTPCPEGVAKTHPEIERFGYVSLEEAKELMEKKQLEEKSVAAHLVHVGRVIKEKAHGILVCPNISNEIKEKLGFIPSNSVQEALSYALSKIGKYASVVVMLHAGEILPLD; translated from the coding sequence ATGTTTGTTAATTTTTATTATCCGGAGATTAAAGGAGTAGAAATACCCGATGAAAATTTTTGTGGCGTGTTTAAACCTAAATTAACCGAGAATACTACTGATGTTGAGAATTTAGTTAGGGAAGCGTTGCAAAAACCTATTGGATGTAATAAGTTAAGTGAGAGGTTAAAACCGTCAGATAAAATATTAATCATATCTGATGACAATACACGTAATACTCCTGTTGATAAAATATTGAATGTTTTATTGCCTTATCTCCAAGAATTAGGAATTAAAAAAGACAATATTACCATTTTGATGGCACTTGGCACCCACAGGCCTATGAATCATAGTGAATTAGTTGGTAAATTAGGTCAACAAATAGTTGATGAGTATAAGGTAGTTAATCATCTTTGGGATAAAAAAGAGGAAAACATGTACTATGGCAAGACTTCAAGAGGTATAGAAGTATGGGGCAATAAATTGTTATATGAGAGTGATTTTGTAATTGGATTAGGCCATATTGTACCGCATAGGGTAGCGGGTTTTTCTGGCGGTGGGAAAATAGTTCAACCGGGTGTATCAAATGGACAATCAACCGGTGAAACACATTGGCTAAGTGCTTTGGTAAGCGGCTCTGAGATTATGGGCAAGAGAGATAACTTAGTAAGAGAGCAGATAGATGAAGCTGCCAGGTTAATGGGGTTGGATTTTATTATTAATGTTGTACAGGATTTAAAGGAAAATGTTGTTGATATATTTGCCGGTGATTTAGCTGCTGCTCACAGGGCAGGATGTGATCTAGCTAAAGAAGTGTATGGGGTAAAGATTCCAAAAGCTGATATTGTTATTACTGATTCATATCCTGCTGATATTGAATTGTGGCAGGCGGCCAAAGGAATTTATTCTTCTGAATTAGTAGTTAAAGATGGGGGGTATGTTATTTTAGTAACACCGTGTCCGGAAGGGGTAGCTAAGACACATCCTGAAATCGAAAGGTTTGGATATGTCTCCCTGGAAGAAGCAAAAGAGCTTATGGAAAAAAAACAATTGGAGGAAAAGAGTGTAGCTGCTCATTTAGTTCACGTTGGCAGAGTTATTAAAGAAAAAGCTCATGGCATATTGGTTTGTCCGAATATTTCCAATGAAATAAAGGAAAAATTAGGTTTTATTCCGTCTAATTCTGTACAAGAGGCACTGTCATATGCCTTGAGCAAAATAGGTAAATATGCTTCTGTTGTTGTTATGTTGCATGCAGGAGAGATTTTACCTTTAGATTAA
- a CDS encoding TRAP transporter large permease, producing MEVILIFLGSLIGFTVLGVPIGFAIGLTTVILMFAMGMTDAMVLARRLITGVDIYTLLAIPFFMLAGEILNKVGLVNDILKFSSAVVGRIKGGLAAVNVLASMLFAGISGSAVADAAALGSLEIPMMEKDGYDKPFSSAITAASSVIGPIIPPSIPMIILGSLAQISIAKLFLGGAIPGILIGLALLGYSFFIAKKRNYPVSKAVNFKEFIEVFKNTVWALILPLIILGGILGGLFTATEAGAVAVIYAVIISFAVYKVKVKDYIDILKGAALSTGVVMLVCAAAMALTWFLAVAQLPQILTAILMNITKNKLIFLFVLNVLLFIVGMVIDLTPALFLLTPILLPISNVYGIDPIHFGVIMVANLCIGLITPPVGTVLYVTTSISKIKLEVLIKELVPMYLVLFMVLMLITYVPFTVLWLPSFIK from the coding sequence ATGGAAGTAATCTTGATTTTTTTAGGTTCCTTAATTGGGTTTACGGTTTTAGGGGTCCCAATAGGATTTGCGATAGGATTAACCACCGTTATCTTAATGTTTGCAATGGGTATGACAGATGCCATGGTACTTGCAAGAAGATTAATAACAGGAGTAGATATATATACTTTATTAGCTATCCCTTTCTTTATGCTGGCAGGAGAAATTTTAAATAAAGTTGGATTGGTAAATGATATCCTTAAATTTTCTAGTGCCGTAGTAGGTCGAATTAAAGGCGGACTAGCTGCTGTAAATGTATTAGCCAGTATGCTTTTTGCCGGAATTAGTGGTTCAGCTGTAGCTGATGCTGCTGCTTTAGGATCATTGGAGATACCGATGATGGAAAAAGATGGGTATGACAAGCCGTTTTCTTCAGCTATTACAGCTGCTTCTTCTGTGATCGGTCCTATAATTCCACCCAGTATTCCCATGATTATTCTAGGATCACTAGCGCAGATTTCTATTGCCAAATTGTTTTTGGGTGGTGCGATCCCGGGAATTTTAATAGGTCTAGCGCTGCTTGGATATTCTTTCTTTATTGCGAAAAAAAGAAATTATCCTGTAAGTAAAGCAGTTAATTTTAAGGAATTTATTGAGGTATTTAAAAATACTGTCTGGGCTTTGATTCTACCATTGATAATTTTAGGAGGAATTTTAGGAGGGTTATTTACTGCCACCGAGGCAGGTGCGGTAGCTGTTATTTATGCTGTAATTATTTCATTTGCAGTTTATAAGGTTAAGGTTAAAGATTATATTGACATATTAAAAGGAGCTGCATTAAGTACAGGAGTAGTTATGCTGGTCTGTGCTGCTGCTATGGCATTGACATGGTTTCTTGCCGTAGCACAATTACCGCAAATTTTAACTGCTATTTTAATGAATATTACAAAAAACAAGTTAATCTTTCTTTTTGTACTAAATGTATTGTTGTTCATTGTTGGTATGGTAATTGACCTAACTCCTGCATTGTTTTTATTAACGCCTATATTATTGCCCATCAGCAATGTATATGGTATTGACCCAATACATTTTGGTGTTATTATGGTTGCAAATCTATGTATTGGTTTAATAACTCCACCGGTAGGGACTGTTTTATATGTAACTACCTCAATTTCTAAGATTAAGCTGGAAGTACTGATTAAAGAATTGGTACCAATGTATCTGGTATTATTTATGGTTTTAATGTTAATTACCTATGTACCTTTTACAGTTTTATGGTTACCATCATTCATTAAATAG
- a CDS encoding TRAP transporter small permease has protein sequence MTKILDYIYRFILIFMIAMLIIMVGSISFNVIGRYFGKSFTGVEEVSSLAFVWMSFTGIALGFRSNLHPSFETLLEKTSGTAKKLLLTIINILILVFLVYAFKGGIDYVVKSYIQKTAILGISVGWKYSAIPVAAFIMIVEVINKLISIWKKDAIEIR, from the coding sequence ATGACCAAAATTCTGGATTATATCTATAGATTTATATTAATTTTTATGATTGCTATGCTGATAATTATGGTGGGCTCAATCTCATTTAATGTAATTGGTCGTTACTTTGGTAAATCTTTTACTGGGGTAGAGGAGGTAAGTAGTTTAGCTTTTGTCTGGATGTCTTTTACGGGTATAGCTTTAGGATTCCGCAGTAATTTGCATCCTTCCTTTGAAACACTATTGGAGAAAACCAGTGGTACAGCTAAGAAGTTATTATTAACAATCATAAATATTTTGATTTTGGTATTTCTGGTATATGCATTTAAAGGTGGGATTGATTATGTTGTCAAATCCTATATTCAAAAGACTGCTATTTTAGGTATTTCTGTTGGATGGAAATATTCAGCGATTCCTGTTGCAGCATTTATTATGATTGTAGAAGTAATAAACAAACTCATATCAATCTGGAAAAAAGATGCGATTGAAATAAGATGA
- a CDS encoding TRAP transporter substrate-binding protein has translation MIRFKKLSVLICVLFVISSLVVGCANTTNNKQTNDKKVEDNKEQKKEPEKKSVNAVTIKIANYYAPEHPVNQALNNKFKPMVEKETNGEVKVEIYPNNQLGNEQEFVEGVQLGTVEMAMTGNLWENTVPQFRLMQMPYMFVNYEHANAVLNGPIGEKIYKYLEPLKVKVLASFPNGFRVVSNNKKAIKSIEDTKGIKLRVFEGKTIIAEMQALGFSTVVMPFSEIFTALQQGVVDGQDNPLSTAYYAGWYDVQKYVAITNHMYSPGYIVINDGVWNKLSENAQKVVKEASVVTANEIMDSVKKQQDEIIKNITEKGVEVTYPDLKPFIEKVRPIVDEYIKERPELKDIANEIQALSKDYLNK, from the coding sequence GTGATTAGATTTAAGAAATTAAGTGTCTTAATATGTGTTCTATTTGTTATTTCTTCATTAGTTGTAGGCTGTGCGAATACAACAAACAATAAGCAGACAAATGACAAAAAAGTTGAAGATAATAAAGAGCAGAAAAAAGAACCAGAAAAAAAATCGGTTAATGCAGTAACTATCAAAATAGCCAATTATTATGCACCTGAGCATCCGGTAAATCAAGCATTGAATAACAAGTTTAAACCTATGGTTGAAAAAGAAACAAATGGTGAAGTGAAAGTTGAAATTTATCCTAACAATCAATTGGGAAATGAGCAAGAGTTTGTTGAGGGGGTACAATTAGGTACTGTTGAAATGGCGATGACAGGAAATTTGTGGGAAAATACTGTTCCTCAATTCAGGTTAATGCAGATGCCATATATGTTTGTTAATTATGAGCATGCTAATGCCGTATTAAATGGGCCAATAGGTGAAAAAATTTACAAATATCTGGAACCATTAAAAGTTAAGGTTTTAGCTTCTTTTCCTAATGGATTTAGAGTGGTATCAAATAATAAAAAAGCTATTAAATCAATTGAAGATACCAAGGGAATTAAGCTGCGTGTCTTCGAAGGTAAGACTATCATTGCAGAAATGCAGGCTTTAGGATTCAGTACAGTTGTTATGCCATTTAGTGAAATTTTTACAGCTTTACAGCAAGGCGTAGTGGACGGGCAAGATAACCCTCTTTCTACTGCTTATTATGCAGGATGGTATGATGTACAGAAATATGTAGCTATCACCAATCATATGTATAGTCCAGGGTATATTGTAATAAATGATGGTGTCTGGAATAAACTATCTGAAAATGCACAAAAGGTTGTGAAGGAAGCTTCGGTTGTTACAGCCAATGAAATAATGGATTCAGTAAAAAAGCAACAGGATGAGATTATTAAAAATATTACAGAAAAAGGAGTAGAAGTGACTTATCCTGACCTCAAACCATTTATAGAAAAAGTAAGACCTATAGTAGATGAATATATTAAGGAGCGTCCGGAACTTAAAGATATTGCCAATGAAATTCAAGCATTATCAAAGGATTATCTAAATAAATAA
- a CDS encoding helix-turn-helix domain-containing protein, which yields MKKTYIYDYKFNSVFIKTFIMLILSSIIPVLVANTIIYKQSTTTIQRQICNTNMNMLGKTSETVDLILKQVDQTIQQLAKDRDIVNSIINPDINFTTRNSKIISNLKNISFTNDYIFSIYIYSAYNNTILSSSGDAYKLSDSTDKEWLEAYNNFFSETYQLETRKITDALGNQINCITLISNLPYASSSKLGAIVINIREDNLYRTIAGLNTKDEGEIYVINHDGYVLSHKDKSKLYTNLSHYPYTKKILKNDKGFFIEKVKGKQMLFTYVTSSYNGWKYIHTIPLEALQSDSTIVSKIIVIITLVYILLGLIISFLISKGIYHPIEKLMDLVLTSSKSSKYMFNCENSGIKDEYEFLGYAYNDVIDKNKNMETIIQNAKPIIKEKLFTNLIMGKIDNPQEICEKLDFLNINFSLTNFIVVVMQIDGYSEFRNKFNEKDRNLYKIKLTNMVEKIISNRQKGICVEIESDKVAAIINFTDNTTLMQAKEELLVIAANIKDEVEKHFPFTITLGVGRMYKDIINIKLSYNEAVNALKYKLYQGKNEIIDIDDIEPQSKELYYYDSEKEKLLINNLKVGQQREVEILIDELFQEILDNRNVSYTYVQQVFIRIISSIVELIINLGMTVDEVFGSGYNLYEQLSGKETIEDIKIWLSEICHITVNTINKVNLTKSQKNAEKILEYVNENLSRDISINDIADWIGFSTAYVSKIFKENIGKNYIDYLNGSRIEKAKQLLKNTQLPVKEVGFRVGFNNIQTFMRTFKKYEGITPGQYRDKT from the coding sequence ATGAAAAAAACATATATATATGATTACAAATTTAACAGTGTTTTCATTAAGACCTTTATAATGCTTATTTTATCTTCTATTATACCCGTATTAGTTGCAAATACTATCATTTATAAACAATCTACTACAACGATTCAGAGACAAATCTGCAATACCAATATGAATATGCTAGGTAAGACCAGTGAAACGGTTGATTTAATACTCAAACAGGTAGACCAGACTATACAACAACTAGCGAAAGATCGTGATATAGTAAATTCAATCATAAATCCCGATATAAATTTTACCACTAGGAATAGTAAAATTATCAGTAATCTGAAAAATATATCTTTTACTAATGACTATATATTTTCAATCTATATTTACTCGGCCTATAACAATACAATTTTAAGCTCTAGTGGAGATGCTTATAAATTAAGTGATTCCACCGATAAAGAATGGTTAGAAGCATATAATAATTTTTTTTCAGAAACCTATCAGCTTGAAACTAGAAAAATTACCGATGCATTGGGAAATCAAATTAATTGTATTACTTTGATTAGCAACCTCCCGTATGCATCATCAAGCAAGCTAGGTGCTATTGTAATAAACATACGCGAAGACAATTTATATCGTACAATAGCAGGATTGAATACCAAAGACGAGGGAGAAATTTATGTAATTAATCATGATGGTTATGTATTATCTCATAAAGATAAAAGTAAATTATATACTAATTTGAGTCACTATCCTTATACTAAGAAGATATTAAAAAATGATAAAGGATTTTTTATTGAAAAAGTTAAAGGAAAACAAATGCTTTTCACATATGTAACTTCTTCTTATAATGGGTGGAAATACATTCATACAATCCCGTTAGAAGCATTACAAAGTGATTCGACAATTGTTTCTAAAATAATCGTTATTATCACTCTGGTATATATTTTGTTAGGTTTAATTATATCTTTCTTAATTTCAAAAGGAATTTATCATCCTATTGAAAAATTAATGGATTTAGTCTTAACATCATCTAAATCATCTAAATATATGTTTAACTGTGAAAATTCTGGTATCAAAGATGAATATGAGTTTTTAGGATATGCTTATAATGATGTTATAGATAAAAACAAAAACATGGAAACTATTATACAAAATGCAAAACCAATTATTAAGGAAAAGCTATTTACAAATTTAATTATGGGTAAAATTGATAATCCACAAGAAATATGTGAAAAGCTCGATTTCTTGAATATAAACTTTAGCCTAACTAATTTTATTGTTGTTGTGATGCAGATAGATGGTTATAGTGAGTTTCGTAACAAATTCAATGAGAAAGATAGAAATTTATATAAAATTAAACTGACTAATATGGTAGAAAAAATAATTTCTAACCGGCAAAAAGGCATTTGTGTAGAAATAGAATCGGATAAGGTAGCTGCTATTATCAATTTTACTGATAATACAACTTTAATGCAAGCAAAAGAGGAATTATTGGTAATAGCAGCAAATATAAAAGACGAAGTTGAAAAACATTTTCCTTTTACTATTACACTGGGCGTCGGGAGAATGTATAAAGATATTATCAATATTAAATTGTCCTATAATGAAGCGGTAAATGCATTAAAGTATAAGTTGTATCAGGGAAAAAATGAAATTATTGACATTGATGATATTGAACCACAATCGAAAGAGCTATACTATTATGATTCCGAGAAAGAAAAATTGCTTATAAACAATCTTAAGGTTGGTCAGCAGAGAGAAGTGGAAATATTAATTGATGAGCTGTTTCAAGAAATTTTAGATAACCGAAATGTTTCTTATACCTACGTACAGCAAGTATTTATAAGAATAATCAGCTCTATAGTGGAACTGATTATTAACCTGGGAATGACTGTAGATGAAGTTTTTGGTTCTGGATACAATCTATATGAACAACTCTCGGGTAAAGAAACCATTGAAGATATTAAGATTTGGCTATCAGAAATCTGTCACATTACTGTAAATACTATTAATAAAGTTAACCTCACAAAAAGTCAAAAGAATGCGGAAAAGATATTAGAATATGTTAATGAGAACTTAAGTCGTGATATTTCAATAAATGACATTGCGGATTGGATAGGTTTTAGTACAGCATATGTTAGTAAAATATTTAAAGAGAATATTGGTAAGAATTATATTGATTACTTAAATGGAAGTCGTATTGAAAAGGCAAAGCAGCTTCTAAAGAATACCCAATTACCGGTCAAAGAAGTTGGATTTCGAGTTGGGTTTAATAACATACAAACTTTTATGAGGACTTTTAAAAAGTATGAAGGAATTACCCCGGGACAATACAGAGATAAGACATAA
- a CDS encoding methyl-accepting chemotaxis protein: protein MRILQSLRWKNLKIGWKYGIALLISIILFIGSMGIIFKLMNNVKGDINSLQYKADHAVEIAEVIALFNDLDVQVSDYIIFQTPQLIEDFRDKMQKFEALLSDLEAKVTVEGEQTVFDSIRNNNKEISDVFLNEIVYNVVRNNRAQYTVARKKLTGLRLENNGLLQQLQGTLKEKRDIAIQNANQSLNTTIFILIISVAVSAVTGFFIMFTVTRVVQRHLNEVVKLSDQIANGNLAIQKISYNGNDEIGQLAQAFNIMLNNLRSIIQQITAAAKEVGSQSEKLMQSSNEVRQGSEQVALTMEQLSAGAEEQASSSTDIVNFINILNNKIMQANKESELLTSSTNELMEMANKGNALMESSMHQMDIINEIVQSSVVKVSNLDKKSQEISHLVQIINNIAEQTNLLALNAAIEAARAGESGRGFAVVAEEIRKLAEQVGSSVSGITNIIKGIQDESKTVVDALQKGYKQVEEGTGQIKITGETFKRINSEVTLVAHRVNNVADNLIQIAKSSEEVSTSVDQVASISEETAAGVEQTSASVQQQHSAMEVIAENAKALSNLAEDLNNMVSMFKL from the coding sequence TTGCGTATTTTACAAAGCTTACGATGGAAAAACTTAAAAATTGGCTGGAAATATGGTATTGCCCTATTGATTTCTATTATATTATTTATTGGTTCAATGGGAATCATTTTTAAGCTAATGAATAATGTAAAAGGGGATATTAATTCTCTACAATACAAGGCAGACCATGCCGTAGAAATAGCAGAAGTGATAGCCCTTTTTAATGACCTAGATGTGCAAGTCAGTGATTATATAATCTTTCAGACTCCACAGCTAATAGAAGATTTTAGGGATAAAATGCAGAAATTTGAAGCATTACTGTCTGATTTAGAAGCTAAGGTAACAGTAGAAGGAGAGCAAACCGTATTTGACAGTATCAGAAATAATAATAAGGAGATTTCTGATGTTTTTCTCAATGAGATTGTTTATAATGTAGTACGCAACAACAGGGCGCAGTATACTGTAGCGCGAAAAAAGTTAACAGGGCTTAGATTGGAAAATAACGGTTTATTACAACAGTTACAAGGCACGCTTAAAGAAAAACGAGATATTGCCATCCAGAATGCTAATCAAAGCTTAAATACTACTATTTTTATACTAATTATTTCTGTTGCCGTATCAGCAGTTACAGGTTTCTTTATCATGTTTACGGTGACCCGGGTTGTGCAGCGGCATTTAAATGAGGTAGTTAAGCTTAGTGATCAAATCGCAAATGGTAATCTTGCTATTCAAAAAATTAGCTACAATGGCAATGATGAAATTGGCCAGCTAGCTCAGGCCTTTAACATAATGCTTAATAACCTTCGCAGCATCATCCAGCAAATTACTGCTGCAGCTAAGGAAGTCGGCAGCCAGAGTGAGAAGCTGATGCAATCATCTAATGAAGTGAGACAAGGAAGTGAGCAGGTTGCACTGACTATGGAGCAGTTATCTGCCGGGGCAGAAGAACAAGCAAGTTCTTCAACCGATATTGTAAACTTCATTAATATCCTGAATAATAAGATTATGCAGGCAAATAAAGAAAGTGAACTTCTTACCAGTTCTACCAATGAGCTTATGGAGATGGCTAATAAGGGAAATGCCTTAATGGAAAGCTCAATGCATCAGATGGATATTATAAATGAGATTGTTCAGAGTTCTGTTGTAAAAGTCAGTAATTTAGATAAGAAGTCACAGGAAATATCCCATTTGGTTCAAATTATTAACAATATTGCCGAACAGACCAACCTTCTTGCTTTAAATGCTGCCATTGAAGCTGCCAGAGCAGGGGAGTCCGGTAGGGGTTTTGCTGTAGTAGCTGAGGAAATACGAAAGCTGGCAGAACAGGTTGGAAGCTCGGTATCGGGAATTACCAATATCATAAAAGGAATTCAGGATGAATCCAAAACGGTAGTTGATGCTTTACAAAAAGGATATAAGCAGGTGGAAGAAGGCACCGGTCAGATCAAGATTACAGGAGAAACCTTCAAGCGTATAAACTCTGAAGTTACTCTGGTGGCACACAGGGTTAATAATGTAGCTGACAACTTGATACAAATTGCAAAGAGCAGTGAAGAAGTCAGTACTTCGGTTGACCAGGTTGCATCCATATCTGAGGAAACAGCGGCCGGTGTGGAGCAGACCTCTGCTTCTGTACAGCAACAGCATAGTGCCATGGAAGTGATAGCAGAAAATGCAAAGGCTTTATCCAATTTAGCTGAGGATTTAAACAATATGGTTTCCATGTTTAAACTGTAG
- a CDS encoding MATE family efflux transporter, producing MYSLVFEDREFYKIFIKLAIPLALQDLIASSLNMVDTVMIGQLGETEIAAVGLSNQIFFLLNLFLFGICSGAAIFTAQFWGKRDIPGIRRVLGIGLMIGVSIAFLFSLVAFFIPGQVLGIFSKDRNVIVLGSQYLRMVCFSYMMTAITFVYAFILRSTGQVKLPMVVSVISLGLNTIFNYLLIFGHAGFPALGVEGAAIATVMARLVEMSSLLLIIYIKGYAPAAKINEMLNISVEFIKRFLGTTMPVFFNEALWSLGVTMYMFAYARMGTKVVTSVNIASTVERIALVTFAGMAHASAVMIGNQIGANDESKAFAYARKFTVLGPFLGLFMGLTVILTSQWILSIYNVSHEVYSWANKILFVLSLVMPIKIFNMINIVGILRSGGDTKFSLIIDTAGVWFIGVPLAFIGGLVWKLPIYWVYALIVLEEVFKAIIGVKRFMSKKWINNLVNCSQETA from the coding sequence ATGTACAGCTTAGTTTTTGAAGATAGGGAATTTTATAAAATATTTATCAAACTGGCTATACCCTTGGCGCTGCAGGATTTAATTGCATCTTCATTAAACATGGTAGATACCGTTATGATCGGACAACTGGGAGAAACGGAAATTGCTGCTGTTGGATTGTCCAACCAGATATTTTTTCTTTTGAATCTTTTCTTATTCGGGATTTGCAGTGGGGCAGCTATATTTACCGCCCAGTTTTGGGGAAAAAGGGATATACCGGGCATCCGCAGGGTGCTGGGGATAGGTCTGATGATAGGAGTGAGTATAGCCTTTTTATTTTCGTTGGTAGCTTTCTTCATCCCCGGGCAGGTTCTGGGAATTTTCTCGAAAGACCGGAATGTTATTGTTTTGGGAAGCCAATATTTAAGGATGGTTTGTTTCAGCTATATGATGACGGCTATTACTTTTGTATATGCCTTTATCTTAAGAAGTACCGGGCAGGTTAAGTTACCAATGGTTGTTAGTGTTATTTCACTGGGATTAAATACAATCTTTAATTATTTATTGATTTTCGGGCATGCAGGTTTTCCTGCATTAGGTGTAGAAGGTGCAGCTATTGCTACCGTCATGGCTCGATTAGTGGAGATGAGCTCACTTTTACTTATCATATATATAAAAGGCTATGCACCGGCGGCTAAAATTAATGAAATGTTGAATATTTCGGTAGAATTTATAAAAAGGTTTTTGGGTACAACGATGCCGGTATTTTTTAATGAGGCCTTATGGTCTTTAGGTGTTACCATGTATATGTTTGCTTATGCAAGAATGGGGACCAAGGTGGTGACTTCTGTCAATATTGCTTCGACGGTGGAAAGAATAGCGCTGGTCACATTTGCCGGTATGGCGCACGCAAGTGCGGTAATGATAGGAAATCAAATTGGTGCGAATGACGAAAGCAAAGCTTTTGCATATGCAAGAAAATTTACTGTGTTGGGACCTTTTTTAGGGTTGTTTATGGGTCTTACAGTTATTTTAACTTCTCAATGGATTTTATCCATATACAATGTTTCTCATGAGGTATACAGTTGGGCAAATAAGATTTTATTTGTTTTATCGCTTGTAATGCCCATCAAAATATTTAATATGATTAATATTGTTGGGATATTACGGAGCGGAGGAGATACCAAGTTCAGCCTGATTATTGATACGGCTGGTGTATGGTTCATTGGCGTGCCGCTTGCTTTTATCGGTGGGTTGGTATGGAAACTTCCCATTTACTGGGTCTATGCGCTTATTGTATTGGAAGAAGTATTTAAAGCTATTATCGGCGTTAAAAGATTTATGTCGAAGAAATGGATTAATAATCTGGTAAACTGTTCACAAGAAACAGCTTAG